CGGCCGAGCTTCATCTGTTCAAGCTCAGACCACAAGCGTCGCTCACCTTCAACAGACATCACTTCTGTCAGGTACAGTATTCACAGTCTGGAAAGAAAACGATGCGCTTCTAAAAGAAGGATGTTCAGGTTAATCATTGCAGAGGTGTTTCTGTGCAGGTCAGTGTCTATCAGGTTCTCGATAGCAGCAAGAAGAACGTCTCACGAGGGAATAAGCTGCTCTCGTCCAGATTGGTACCCATCCACTCCAGCGGATGGGAGGTGTTCACCATCACTCAAGCTGTGAGCATCACTAAAATCACACTTTCTGAAAGCTTTTCTGTGCCTTCCTTGTGCAAATTCTcctcaataataaaaaatgtgttttatatctcAAAGGCGCACTCCTGGATGTCAGATGAGGGCAGTCATCTGGGGCTCCTGGTCTCAGTCAGGACTTTAGCAGGTCTTCAGATGGACCTGAAAACCGTGCGTTTCGCATCGGGTCGAAACCACCATCAGAGTAAACAGCCCATGCTGGTCCTCTTCACCGACGACGGCAGACGGGCCGCTTCTCTGGAGATCACGCCTAAAGGTTTGACATATTAAGAGATGTTCTCAGACGTTTCTAAACAATAATCTCAAATGAGAGCTTCACGAGCGATAGTTTAGGTGTAGGGATTCATATAAATACATCTTGTCCTAAACCAGGAGGTTTGGAGATCTTtggaaaagtttgaaaaaaacagtgcaaaaaatgtagcaataaaaaaaatctaaaatgtacgtaaaaataaagcattattgtaaatggtaaaaaaaactatagtataaataaataaaatataatttataataaaaactattttaaaaactgtttaaaaataatacttcATATAATGCATCtacaagaagtagaattttttttactatCGTAATAGAAACAGGgttaatatatttaacttaaacataaataaatttgtTAGTTGAAATGATttagcaaataaaatattaaaaaacttaaagtaaaaaatgttatgtgtaaaaagtatttacaaataaagaaataaaaataagtaaataaaaaaaaactaaagtgatgtattaaataataagataaattagttaataaaaagtgcttaaataaaaaaaaattatataaagcaTTTAACAATATACAAAAGGGAAAAAATTTATAGAATAGTTTACTTAAAccacaaaaaagtatttaaaattattaacaatatAACAAAGAATGACTATAAAaactatatgaaaatatttgtattatattttgtaataaaaaataataaaatcaaataaactgaCAAATttgctaaaactttaaataaaattcaaatgtagttgaaacaaaactaaaattcgaactaatccaaaatataaaaaatactattaatctgatataatattttcaaaattataaatatataattctattatatttttccattaaataatcatttttcaCAGTATAAAATGGGCCTTTGCTAAAAAGTGACTTTCAGATTTTAAATTGAGGATGCCTTGCACGAGGATGTTCATATTTAGAGGCAAAAAGAAAAACCCCGATTCCTCTTTGTTTTCAGGTTCAGATGATTCTCCGGTTGGCCCCAGTCTCCCATTTCCCAGCCTCCCTCTCTCAGCTACGGCTCGTCGCAGCGCTCGCTCCTTAGACTATGATGAGAGCGGGGAGAAGATGCCGTGTCAGCGTCTGCCGCTCTATGTGGACTTCGAGGAGATCGGCTGGTCCGGCTGGATCGTGTCTCCTCGCGGATACAACGCTTACCACTGCAAAGGCTCCTGTCCGTTTCCTCTGGGTCAGAACATGAGGCCCACCAACCACGCCACGGTCCAGTCCATCATCAACGCCCTCAAACTGACCAAAGGCATCCAGACGCCCTGCTGCGTGCCGGACAAGCTCTTCAGCATTAACCTGCTGTACTTTGACGACGATGAGAACGTGGTTCTGAAGCAGTATGATGACATGGTGGCCGGCAGCTGCGGCTGTCACTGACCAACCTCATTCATCTCTGACCTGAAATCTGGACTGGATCACGCTGTAAATAATGTACATAGAGATCAGATTTTAATATATGGAGGAGCTTGGGTTGGTCGCTTGTGAAAGATGTAGATTTGTATATTGCTTGTTGTGTACTAttaaaaagtctaaataaattcttacacaaaaaataatagaaagggttgatttttatttctgttgttgttgctataatttatatattcaattcaattgaaCTCTGAATCTATTAACACGGAtatttaaccattcaaaatgtgTATTAAAACCCAAACCTCAAGTtcagaacatttaatttaattattaagtgattttttttttaaagaatgtaataCAATTATGCAttggatttaattaaataataatatat
The Carassius auratus strain Wakin unplaced genomic scaffold, ASM336829v1 scaf_tig00026425, whole genome shotgun sequence DNA segment above includes these coding regions:
- the LOC113078692 gene encoding bone morphogenetic protein 2-like, encoding MLRAVIWICVMGLCICRPSVNQLDTEGAQVRSEAIRRLLEVFGMEDPPAALARGHKQPPQYMLDLYNTIADVDGVTKDPTLLEGNTVRSFFNKLHSDQIEFLFNLSTVAKSEKILTAELHLFKLRPQASLTFNRHHFCQVSVYQVLDSSKKNVSRGNKLLSSRLVPIHSSGWEVFTITQAVSITKITLSESFSVPSLCKFSSIIKNVFYISKAHSWMSDEGSHLGLLVSVRTLAGLQMDLKTVRFASGRNHHQSKQPMLVLFTDDGRRAASLEITPKGSDDSPVGPSLPFPSLPLSATARRSARSLDYDESGEKMPCQRLPLYVDFEEIGWSGWIVSPRGYNAYHCKGSCPFPLGQNMRPTNHATVQSIINALKLTKGIQTPCCVPDKLFSINLLYFDDDENVVLKQYDDMVAGSCGCH